A genomic stretch from Thermonema lapsum includes:
- a CDS encoding urocanate hydratase, with protein MTTSTSALTDFQKAILQGIPQELPPPKPYDPNVNHAPKRKDILTKEEKKLAVRNALRYFPKQWHAVLAKEFAEELERYGRIYMYRFRPDYPMYARPIDEYPHRSKQAAAIMLMIQNNLDPEVAQHPHELITYGGNGAVFQNWAQYLLTMQYLATMTDEQTLVMYSGHPLGLFPSHPDAPRVVVTNGIMIPNYSKPDDWERFNALGVTQYGQMTAGSYMYIGPQGIVHGTTITILNAARMVKPDGDFGGMLFVSAGLGGMSGAQPKAAKIAGMVSVVAEVNPKPLHTRHKQGWVDEVIDNMEALIRRVRQAKANKEAVSIAYWGNVVEVWEQFAEAGIRIDLGSDQTSLHNPYAGGYYPVGLSYEEANRMMAEDPERFKELVHESLRRHVAAVNRHAAQGMYFFDYGNAFLLQASRAGADVLKADGTFRYPSYVQDIMGPLCFDYGFGPFRWVCTSGDPQDLATTDAIALEVMRAMYEEAPEEIKPQLKDNILWIEHAQENNLVVGSQARILYADAEGRMRIAAAFNRAIREGRIKAPIVLGRDHHDVSGTDSPFRETSNIYDGSQFTADMAVHNFVGDAFRGATWVSLHNGGGVGWGEVINGGFGLVIDGSADAERRLHQMLFWDVNNGIARRSWARNPHAMNTIRRAMQQEPRMKVTMPYLVDDDLLDALF; from the coding sequence ATGACAACATCCACCTCTGCTTTGACCGATTTTCAAAAAGCTATCTTGCAGGGCATCCCCCAAGAGCTGCCCCCACCAAAGCCTTACGACCCGAACGTAAACCATGCCCCTAAACGCAAAGACATACTCACCAAAGAAGAAAAGAAATTGGCGGTGCGCAATGCTCTGCGCTATTTCCCCAAACAGTGGCATGCGGTGCTGGCAAAGGAATTTGCCGAAGAGCTGGAGCGTTATGGGCGAATTTACATGTATCGCTTCCGTCCGGATTATCCCATGTATGCGCGCCCTATTGACGAGTACCCGCACCGTTCTAAGCAGGCGGCTGCCATCATGCTCATGATTCAAAATAATTTAGACCCCGAGGTGGCGCAGCACCCGCATGAACTCATCACCTACGGAGGCAATGGTGCCGTATTCCAAAACTGGGCGCAATACCTGCTTACTATGCAGTATTTAGCTACCATGACCGATGAGCAAACCTTAGTGATGTATTCGGGGCATCCGCTGGGACTCTTCCCTTCACACCCCGATGCGCCGCGCGTGGTGGTAACCAATGGCATCATGATTCCCAACTACTCAAAGCCTGACGATTGGGAACGCTTCAACGCTTTGGGGGTTACCCAGTACGGGCAGATGACCGCCGGCTCTTATATGTACATTGGACCGCAGGGCATCGTACACGGCACTACCATCACAATATTGAACGCTGCCCGCATGGTGAAGCCCGATGGCGACTTTGGCGGTATGTTGTTCGTGAGTGCAGGATTGGGGGGCATGAGTGGTGCACAACCCAAAGCAGCCAAGATTGCGGGAATGGTGTCGGTGGTAGCCGAAGTAAACCCCAAACCGCTGCATACGCGCCATAAGCAAGGCTGGGTTGATGAAGTCATCGACAACATGGAGGCGCTCATACGCCGGGTGCGCCAAGCCAAAGCCAACAAGGAAGCGGTGTCGATAGCCTATTGGGGCAATGTGGTAGAGGTATGGGAGCAGTTTGCCGAAGCAGGCATTCGCATAGACTTGGGTTCTGACCAAACCTCATTACACAACCCCTATGCCGGAGGCTATTACCCCGTAGGTTTGTCTTATGAAGAAGCCAACCGCATGATGGCAGAAGACCCCGAACGCTTCAAAGAGTTGGTTCACGAGTCGCTGCGACGTCATGTGGCGGCAGTCAATCGACATGCAGCGCAAGGCATGTACTTCTTTGATTATGGCAATGCGTTCTTGCTGCAGGCATCACGCGCTGGTGCCGATGTGTTGAAAGCAGACGGCACCTTCCGTTATCCTTCTTATGTGCAAGATATTATGGGACCGCTGTGCTTTGACTATGGCTTTGGTCCTTTCCGTTGGGTGTGTACCAGTGGCGACCCGCAAGACCTTGCCACCACCGACGCCATTGCTTTGGAGGTGATGCGCGCCATGTATGAAGAGGCGCCCGAAGAAATCAAACCTCAGCTCAAGGACAACATCCTTTGGATAGAGCATGCGCAAGAAAACAATCTGGTAGTGGGTTCACAAGCCCGCATCCTCTATGCCGATGCCGAAGGGCGCATGCGCATTGCAGCGGCGTTTAACCGTGCCATTCGGGAGGGGCGCATCAAAGCACCCATCGTCTTGGGGCGTGACCATCACGATGTATCGGGCACAGATTCGCCCTTCCGCGAAACTTCCAACATATACGATGGTTCGCAGTTCACTGCCGACATGGCAGTGCACAATTTCGTAGGCGACGCTTTCCGTGGCGCTACTTGGGTGAGTCTGCACAACGGTGGAGGGGTAGGCTGGGGCGAAGTCATCAATGGGGGCTTTGGCTTGGTGATTGACGGCTCTGCCGATGCCGAGCGCCGCCTGCATCAAATGCTCTTCTGGGATGTGAACAACGGTATTGCCCGCCGTAGCTGGGCACGCAACCCACACGCCATGAATACCATACGTCGCGCCATGCAGCAAGAGCCCAGAATGAAAGTAACCATGCCCTATCTGGTTGATGATGACCTGCTGGATGCGCTTTTTTAA
- the lptB gene encoding LPS export ABC transporter ATP-binding protein — translation MILRAENLLKQYGKRKVVNHVSVEVEQGSIVGLLGPNGAGKTTSFYMIVGLIKPNEGKIYLGDEDITPLPMYRRARRGIGYLPQEASVFRNLSVEENLLAVLQMTGMSKKEQKERAEQLLEEFSLTHVRKSLGKVLSGGERRRTEIARALASNPKFLLLDEPFAGVDPIAVEEIQKIVYKLKAKNLGILITDHNVDETLSITDRAYVMSQGKVFRSGVPEELVNDPEVRKYYLGELYEFKRKIFDAAS, via the coding sequence ATGATTTTACGGGCAGAGAATCTACTCAAACAATACGGCAAGCGTAAGGTGGTGAATCACGTGTCGGTAGAGGTAGAGCAAGGCAGCATCGTGGGGCTGCTGGGTCCTAATGGGGCAGGCAAAACCACTTCTTTTTACATGATTGTGGGGCTGATTAAACCCAATGAAGGCAAAATTTACTTGGGTGATGAAGACATTACGCCCCTGCCCATGTACAGGCGGGCGCGGCGCGGCATCGGCTACCTACCACAAGAGGCTTCGGTATTTCGTAACCTGAGCGTAGAAGAAAACCTGCTGGCAGTGCTCCAAATGACAGGCATGTCGAAAAAAGAGCAAAAAGAACGTGCCGAGCAGCTGCTCGAGGAGTTCAGTCTTACGCATGTACGCAAAAGCTTGGGCAAGGTATTGTCGGGAGGCGAACGCCGCCGCACCGAGATAGCTCGTGCCTTGGCTTCCAATCCTAAGTTTTTGTTGTTAGATGAGCCCTTTGCAGGCGTTGACCCCATTGCCGTGGAGGAGATACAAAAGATAGTGTACAAGCTGAAAGCCAAAAACTTGGGCATCCTTATCACCGACCACAACGTAGATGAAACGCTTTCTATCACCGACCGGGCGTATGTGATGTCGCAAGGGAAGGTGTTTCGCTCGGGCGTGCCCGAAGAGCTGGTCAACGACCCAGAGGTGCGCAAGTATTACTTGGGCGAGTTGTATGAGTTCAAACGTAAGATTTTTGATGCTGCTTCTTGA
- a CDS encoding type IX secretion system plug protein has product MERKATCCFALVLLLFAGCMPVSYPVQQNEVPLIYDDHRYHADIYTDLLYPLRGEQEVLGEPPVIALGSNERLRLRFDDLGEDVRDFYVKIQHCQHDWTPSSLPVNEYLDSYNEFNIVNYVFSFQTRQRYVHYRFDVPPVKHSGNYLLTVYSRPDGRPVLSRRFMVYETRPAILQGEIQNSALPSELRSHQQVSWTVEYSPSLLNISYPQEQLYLYVQQNYDANNRRLYSPSRVDELQNRVEYRDFTGKQSWEGGNEYRRFEAGSLRFLGFHVAEVVYPESSDSLVQVHLGRDKSRRLTPYFSRNDMNGLFLVQNYDNDLPHAGSDYVEVHFYLETDGPPPPQGVYVVGAFNRRRCTEANRMHYDSSRQVLSASLRLKQGVYDYAYATPDSSGSCRTAYWEGNFQETRNVYEGFLYYSAAPGRPDRLIAYRRLP; this is encoded by the coding sequence ATGGAAAGAAAAGCTACTTGCTGCTTCGCCTTAGTCTTGCTGCTCTTTGCAGGCTGCATGCCAGTCAGCTATCCGGTACAGCAAAACGAAGTACCCTTGATTTATGATGACCACCGTTACCATGCCGACATCTATACCGACTTATTGTATCCGCTACGCGGAGAGCAAGAAGTGCTCGGCGAACCGCCTGTCATCGCCTTGGGAAGCAACGAGCGCTTGCGGCTGCGCTTCGACGACTTGGGCGAAGATGTGCGCGATTTTTATGTAAAAATACAGCATTGCCAACACGATTGGACGCCCTCTTCCTTGCCCGTGAATGAGTATTTAGACAGCTACAATGAGTTCAACATCGTGAACTATGTATTTTCCTTTCAGACAAGGCAGCGCTATGTGCACTATCGTTTCGACGTGCCGCCGGTAAAGCACTCGGGCAATTACCTCTTGACGGTCTATAGCCGCCCGGACGGGCGCCCAGTGCTAAGCCGCCGTTTTATGGTGTATGAAACGCGTCCTGCTATACTTCAGGGCGAGATACAAAACAGTGCACTGCCTTCGGAGCTGCGCAGTCATCAGCAAGTAAGTTGGACAGTAGAATACAGCCCTTCGTTGCTGAATATAAGCTATCCACAAGAGCAGCTGTACCTCTACGTGCAGCAAAATTACGATGCCAACAATCGCCGCCTGTACTCCCCCTCTCGCGTCGATGAGTTGCAAAATCGCGTGGAGTACAGAGACTTTACCGGCAAACAGTCATGGGAAGGGGGCAACGAATACCGGCGATTCGAAGCGGGCAGCCTGCGTTTTTTGGGTTTCCACGTGGCAGAAGTGGTCTATCCTGAAAGCAGCGATTCACTCGTACAGGTGCATCTGGGGCGAGACAAAAGCCGCCGTTTGACTCCCTATTTTAGCCGTAACGACATGAATGGGCTTTTCTTAGTACAGAACTACGACAATGACTTGCCACATGCGGGCAGCGACTATGTAGAAGTGCACTTTTATTTAGAAACAGACGGTCCTCCCCCGCCGCAAGGGGTGTATGTGGTGGGAGCTTTCAACCGACGCCGTTGCACAGAAGCAAACCGCATGCACTACGACAGCAGCCGTCAGGTATTGAGCGCCTCGCTGCGACTTAAACAAGGGGTTTATGATTATGCCTATGCTACCCCGGACAGCAGCGGCAGCTGCCGAACAGCATACTGGGAGGGTAATTTTCAAGAAACCCGCAATGTATATGAGGGCTTTTTGTATTACAGCGCAGCCCCGGGACGCCCCGACCGCCTCATTGCTTACCGCCGGCTGCCATAA
- the menD gene encoding 2-succinyl-5-enolpyruvyl-6-hydroxy-3-cyclohexene-1-carboxylic-acid synthase yields MKAYHAAYQIVQILAARGLRHVVISPGSRSAPLTLAFAHHPKIHTYVVHDERSAAYQALGIAQTLCEAVALVCTSGTAAVNFAPAVVEAFYLEVPLLVLTADRPPEWIDQQDGQAIHQQHLFAPHVKKSYQLPVSYEHPDARWHLQRSINEAYNDAMRFPRGPVHVNCPFREPLYPAPDDQPTFEEHCRTIEEISAQNHSPDKESLALLASLWEQAQRPLILLGQSAYLASFYEDVEQFCNRTNTPLIHGRLANYPFSSGLPYPNILPHTLAPDLLITAGGSVLSKPLKLLLRSHPPKYHWHIQTAGKVADPFRSLTHLLRCNEAAFFKASLQLFAPKAVQYRKQIEQLAATYESYLHESPYLQAGELHELWLTQEVLKRLPAQSLLYVANSSPVRYVEMLRSPREVLVRANRGTSGIDGCTSTALGAARVEQRPVFLLTGDVAFFYDSNAFWEAPQTLNFKVILINNQGGGIFRLIEGPRQQQSIGITFFETPHQRRAASLMAHYGIPCFEVYSTADFESQWKAFVSQEGIAVMEVMVDRQQNAHIFEKFQQSWKEKLLAASP; encoded by the coding sequence GTGAAAGCCTATCATGCAGCATATCAAATTGTGCAGATACTGGCAGCCCGAGGCTTGCGCCATGTGGTTATTAGTCCGGGCTCGCGCTCTGCCCCCCTCACCTTGGCATTTGCACATCATCCAAAAATCCATACCTATGTAGTGCATGACGAGCGCAGCGCTGCCTATCAAGCATTGGGCATAGCCCAAACGCTGTGCGAAGCGGTAGCCTTGGTATGTACCTCGGGCACGGCAGCGGTCAATTTTGCCCCTGCCGTGGTAGAAGCGTTTTATTTGGAAGTGCCTTTGCTGGTGCTTACTGCCGACCGCCCCCCAGAATGGATAGACCAGCAAGACGGGCAAGCCATACATCAACAGCATTTGTTTGCCCCTCATGTGAAAAAGAGCTATCAATTGCCCGTATCTTATGAACACCCAGATGCCCGCTGGCACCTGCAGCGTAGCATCAATGAAGCCTACAATGACGCAATGCGTTTTCCTCGCGGACCGGTGCATGTCAACTGTCCGTTTCGCGAGCCGCTTTATCCTGCCCCTGACGACCAGCCCACTTTCGAAGAGCACTGTCGAACCATAGAAGAAATCAGTGCACAGAACCACTCCCCCGATAAAGAAAGCCTGGCACTGCTTGCCAGTTTGTGGGAACAGGCGCAGCGCCCTCTCATCTTGCTGGGGCAAAGCGCCTACCTTGCCTCCTTTTATGAGGATGTAGAGCAGTTTTGCAATAGAACCAACACGCCCCTCATACACGGGCGCTTAGCCAATTACCCTTTTTCTTCGGGGCTGCCCTACCCCAACATCTTGCCCCATACACTGGCGCCCGACTTGCTGATTACGGCAGGAGGCAGCGTGTTATCGAAACCACTCAAGCTGCTGCTGCGTAGCCATCCGCCCAAATACCACTGGCACATACAAACCGCAGGCAAAGTTGCTGACCCTTTTCGCTCGCTTACCCACCTCTTGCGCTGCAACGAAGCCGCTTTCTTTAAAGCAAGCTTGCAGTTGTTTGCTCCTAAGGCTGTGCAATACCGCAAGCAGATAGAACAGCTTGCCGCTACCTATGAAAGCTATTTGCATGAAAGCCCCTATTTGCAAGCTGGCGAATTACACGAACTATGGCTTACACAAGAAGTATTGAAGCGGCTGCCGGCGCAATCCCTCCTGTATGTAGCCAACAGCAGCCCCGTGCGCTATGTGGAAATGCTACGCAGCCCGCGGGAAGTGCTCGTACGTGCCAACCGCGGTACAAGCGGCATCGACGGCTGCACCAGCACCGCCTTGGGGGCTGCGCGTGTAGAACAACGCCCTGTGTTTCTGCTTACCGGCGATGTAGCTTTCTTCTACGACAGCAATGCTTTCTGGGAAGCACCACAAACATTGAACTTCAAAGTTATTTTAATAAACAATCAAGGAGGAGGTATCTTCCGCTTGATAGAGGGTCCCCGTCAACAACAGTCCATAGGCATTACCTTCTTTGAAACCCCTCACCAGCGCCGAGCAGCTTCTTTGATGGCACACTACGGCATCCCTTGCTTTGAAGTGTACAGTACCGCTGATTTTGAAAGCCAATGGAAAGCTTTTGTTTCCCAGGAGGGCATAGCGGTCATGGAAGTAATGGTTGACAGGCAACAGAATGCCCATATTTTTGAAAAATTTCAACAGTCATGGAAAGAAAAGCTACTTGCTGCTTCGCCTTAG
- the topA gene encoding type I DNA topoisomerase — protein sequence MPKNLMIVESPAKAKTIEKYLKDQDFVVQSSYGHIRDLPKGELAVDIQNDFQPTYEVDKDKKDIIKKLEELARKADTVWLATDDDREGEAISWHLKETLGLDENKAKRIVFREITKNAILNAIKNPRQIDIDLVNAQQARRILDRLVGFELSPILWKKIKWGLSAGRVQSVALRLIVEREREIEAFRASSSYKVIALFDLGNGKQLQAELKKNLLSLEEARRFLEDCRQATFHISALVKKPSKRSPAPPFTTSTLQQEASRKLGFSVAQTMTLAQRLYESGYITYMRTDSTNLSQEALEMAKQTIIERFGEKYSQPRQYKTKASGAQEAHEAIRPTDFSRMEVSSDSAEQMLYELIWRRAIASQMSDAQIERTIATIDISTRPEQLFAEGEVILFDGFLTVYMESSDDEEEDNSKSSNKALPPLQEGQALQLAELKAIERFSRPPARYTEASLVRKLEELGIGRPSTYAPIISTIQKRGYVVKESRPGKERTYHELVLQGQSIKELEKTEIYGAEKNKLFPTNTGIVVTDFLMQHFADVMDYSFTAKIEAAFDEIAQGKLNWVKMLREFYDHFHPKVEATTLIDRKEVPNQRLLGTHPETGEPVYVKLGRYGAYVQIGEGNEDEKPKSASLRKGQLMETITLEEALELFKLPREIGNFEGKPIVANIGRFGPYLLHDGKFYSLGKEDDPLTVDESRAIEIIERKRQADQERSIKVFEEAGIQILKGRFGPYIKKGKLNVSLPKDKNPATLSLEECEQLIADYQEKKKSKNKGKERKTNSSKSKKKE from the coding sequence ATGCCCAAAAACTTAATGATAGTAGAGTCGCCCGCAAAAGCCAAAACCATTGAAAAATATCTTAAAGACCAAGACTTTGTAGTACAATCGAGCTACGGACATATACGCGACTTACCCAAAGGGGAACTGGCAGTAGATATACAAAACGACTTTCAACCCACCTACGAAGTAGATAAAGACAAAAAGGACATTATCAAAAAACTCGAAGAGCTGGCACGCAAAGCCGATACCGTTTGGCTCGCTACCGACGACGACCGAGAAGGCGAAGCCATTTCATGGCACTTGAAAGAGACCTTAGGACTGGATGAAAACAAAGCCAAGCGCATCGTATTTCGCGAAATCACAAAAAATGCCATCCTCAACGCTATCAAAAATCCCCGTCAAATAGATATTGACTTGGTAAATGCCCAACAGGCGCGCCGCATCTTAGACCGGCTGGTAGGCTTCGAGCTGTCGCCTATTCTATGGAAAAAGATAAAGTGGGGGCTATCAGCAGGCAGGGTGCAATCAGTAGCCCTGCGTTTGATTGTAGAGCGTGAAAGAGAAATAGAAGCTTTTCGTGCTTCTTCGTCTTACAAAGTCATTGCCCTTTTCGACTTGGGCAATGGCAAACAACTGCAAGCCGAGCTAAAAAAGAACCTGCTTTCACTCGAAGAAGCGCGTCGCTTCTTAGAAGATTGCCGGCAAGCCACATTCCACATTTCGGCGCTCGTAAAAAAACCGTCGAAGCGCTCACCGGCACCCCCTTTCACCACCTCTACCCTGCAACAGGAAGCTTCGCGAAAACTGGGCTTTTCGGTAGCTCAAACCATGACTTTGGCGCAAAGACTTTACGAATCGGGGTACATCACCTATATGCGTACCGACTCTACCAACCTCTCGCAAGAGGCCCTCGAGATGGCAAAGCAAACCATCATAGAGCGTTTTGGTGAAAAATACAGCCAACCCCGCCAATACAAAACCAAAGCAAGCGGTGCCCAAGAAGCACACGAAGCCATACGCCCCACGGACTTCAGCCGCATGGAAGTGAGCAGCGACAGTGCCGAACAAATGCTCTACGAACTGATTTGGCGCCGAGCCATCGCCTCGCAAATGAGCGATGCCCAAATAGAGCGTACCATCGCTACCATTGACATCTCAACCCGTCCCGAGCAACTCTTTGCCGAAGGCGAAGTGATTCTGTTCGATGGTTTTCTTACGGTATATATGGAATCGAGTGACGACGAAGAAGAAGACAACAGCAAAAGTAGCAACAAGGCACTGCCTCCCCTCCAAGAAGGACAAGCCCTGCAACTGGCAGAGCTGAAAGCCATAGAACGCTTCAGCCGCCCGCCGGCACGCTACACCGAAGCCTCTCTGGTGCGCAAGCTCGAAGAGCTGGGCATCGGGCGCCCTTCTACCTATGCCCCCATCATTTCTACCATACAGAAGCGCGGTTATGTAGTGAAAGAAAGCCGCCCGGGCAAAGAGCGTACTTACCACGAACTGGTTTTGCAGGGGCAATCCATTAAAGAACTAGAAAAAACCGAAATCTACGGAGCAGAGAAAAATAAACTGTTCCCAACCAATACAGGCATAGTCGTTACCGACTTCCTCATGCAGCATTTTGCCGATGTGATGGACTATTCCTTCACAGCAAAAATAGAAGCTGCTTTCGACGAGATAGCACAAGGCAAGCTAAACTGGGTGAAAATGTTGCGTGAGTTTTACGACCACTTCCATCCCAAAGTAGAAGCTACCACGCTTATAGACCGCAAAGAGGTGCCCAACCAACGCCTGCTGGGTACCCACCCCGAAACAGGCGAGCCGGTGTACGTAAAACTGGGACGCTATGGTGCCTATGTACAAATAGGCGAGGGCAACGAAGACGAAAAGCCCAAGTCTGCCAGCCTTCGCAAAGGGCAACTAATGGAAACCATCACCCTCGAAGAGGCGCTGGAACTGTTTAAGCTGCCACGAGAGATAGGCAATTTCGAAGGCAAACCCATCGTTGCCAACATTGGGCGTTTCGGTCCCTATCTGCTGCACGACGGCAAGTTTTACAGCTTGGGAAAAGAAGACGACCCGCTCACCGTGGACGAAAGCCGTGCCATAGAAATCATAGAGCGCAAGCGGCAAGCCGACCAAGAGCGCAGCATCAAAGTATTCGAGGAGGCAGGCATACAGATACTCAAAGGGCGCTTTGGTCCTTATATTAAGAAAGGCAAGCTGAATGTATCGCTGCCCAAAGACAAAAACCCAGCCACGCTGAGCCTCGAAGAATGTGAACAGTTGATTGCCGATTATCAAGAAAAGAAAAAAAGTAAAAACAAGGGCAAAGAACGCAAAACAAACAGCAGTAAATCGAAGAAGAAAGAGTAG
- a CDS encoding SixA phosphatase family protein, with protein sequence MIRHAEAEAVALSDKERALTQRGIRQVYLLSEWMQQHHFLPEHIIHSTALRCEQTARLLAERLATATTLQAEEQLYEASMRQIIETLVHVPATIHEVALIGHNPHLSYFAEWLSGEPLGMLAPASAVAFHLPVDEWNMLSGQIATLLGRFEATH encoded by the coding sequence TTGATTCGTCATGCTGAAGCTGAAGCGGTGGCTTTGTCTGACAAGGAGCGCGCCCTCACTCAAAGGGGCATCCGTCAGGTGTATCTTTTGAGCGAATGGATGCAACAGCATCATTTTTTACCCGAGCATATCATACACAGCACGGCGCTGCGTTGCGAACAGACTGCACGTTTGCTTGCCGAGCGTCTGGCAACAGCCACCACACTGCAAGCCGAAGAACAGCTCTATGAGGCTTCTATGCGTCAAATAATAGAGACGCTGGTGCATGTGCCGGCTACTATCCACGAAGTGGCGCTTATAGGGCATAATCCTCATCTCAGCTATTTCGCCGAATGGCTCAGTGGGGAGCCTTTGGGGATGTTGGCACCGGCATCGGCAGTAGCCTTTCACTTGCCGGTTGACGAATGGAATATGCTCAGCGGGCAAATCGCTACCCTGCTGGGTCGCTTTGAAGCCACGCACTGA
- a CDS encoding universal stress protein, whose product MQKTSIDHVVVATDFSDNAGQALLYAIELCRRLGADLSLFHVLTFDKLDKGEEAVAAIEAKMESLRKNYLYHEKSVRYRTTYVKIGRDLKEELLSIFKEAPVDLLLMGTRGAGQTSRLFGSIASFMLHAAPAPVLFIPPHTAFSPIRHITFACDYEQIQSLEEVKPLAVFAKLLQAEVRILHVHPQPAKMPLGTAMKSLAIDSLFEEVEHEMDFVRDDNPERGIKQYLETTPTDCLAIKPRKHERSFWEKILTRSVSDSLIGHLPIPLYTL is encoded by the coding sequence ATGCAAAAGACATCTATTGACCATGTAGTAGTAGCTACTGATTTTTCCGACAATGCTGGGCAGGCACTGCTTTACGCCATAGAGCTTTGTCGCAGGCTGGGCGCTGACCTCTCGCTCTTTCATGTGCTTACTTTCGACAAATTGGACAAAGGCGAGGAGGCAGTGGCTGCCATAGAAGCCAAAATGGAAAGCCTACGTAAAAATTACCTTTACCATGAGAAAAGCGTACGCTACCGTACAACTTATGTTAAAATAGGCAGAGACCTGAAAGAGGAGTTGTTGTCTATCTTTAAAGAGGCGCCGGTGGACTTGTTGCTGATGGGTACCCGTGGGGCAGGACAAACCTCCCGTTTGTTTGGAAGTATCGCTTCTTTTATGTTGCACGCAGCACCTGCACCTGTATTGTTTATACCACCGCATACCGCCTTCTCGCCTATCCGTCATATTACTTTTGCCTGCGATTACGAGCAAATACAAAGTTTGGAGGAGGTGAAACCCTTGGCGGTTTTCGCCAAGCTTTTGCAAGCAGAGGTGCGTATTTTACATGTACATCCTCAGCCTGCTAAGATGCCTTTGGGCACTGCCATGAAAAGCTTGGCGATAGATAGCCTTTTTGAGGAAGTAGAGCATGAGATGGATTTTGTCCGTGACGACAATCCGGAAAGAGGGATTAAGCAATACTTGGAAACAACACCCACCGATTGCTTGGCTATCAAGCCCCGTAAGCATGAACGTAGTTTCTGGGAAAAAATATTGACCCGCTCGGTCAGCGATTCGCTCATTGGGCATTTGCCTATCCCGCTCTATACTTTGTAG